From Methanocella paludicola SANAE, a single genomic window includes:
- a CDS encoding DUF362 domain-containing protein: MAYEVTIARCDSYDDTLVKKSIEESLAPLGGLGSVVKKGDRVLIKLNLLAAKPPEAAVTTHPSVVKAVVRMVQELGAVPIVGDSPGGRSTGTSYKSLLKTTGIQQVIDETGCEAARFDDETVEVITESARSFKKLKLAKAVVDADVIISLPKLKTHTLAYFTGAIKMLYGYLPGITKTEYHLHTARDVNMFAGLLLDIHEARKPDITIMDAIVGMEGAGPQHGSPRSIGLILASKSCTALDFVATTIAGFEPLKVPTVKLAHERGIGPGALKEITVYGCPVEPLIIKDFKKPPTMSMERIPPVLLNAARRLVSNRPRIDVSRCVKCGICARDCPPKAMKFTKGAAPVIDQGKCIRCYCCQELCPEGAVYVAKPFVRKIIGR; the protein is encoded by the coding sequence ATGGCTTATGAAGTTACTATCGCCAGATGCGACTCATATGATGATACGCTGGTCAAAAAATCTATCGAAGAGAGCCTCGCTCCTCTGGGTGGCTTAGGCAGCGTCGTGAAGAAAGGCGACCGGGTGCTCATCAAGCTAAACCTGCTGGCCGCAAAGCCGCCGGAGGCGGCCGTTACCACGCACCCGTCCGTCGTGAAGGCGGTCGTGCGTATGGTGCAGGAGCTCGGCGCCGTGCCCATCGTAGGTGATTCTCCCGGAGGCCGGAGCACAGGCACCTCGTATAAGTCGCTGCTGAAGACCACCGGCATACAGCAGGTCATCGATGAGACGGGCTGCGAGGCGGCGCGCTTCGATGATGAGACCGTCGAGGTCATTACGGAGAGCGCGAGGTCCTTTAAAAAGCTGAAGCTGGCGAAAGCCGTCGTGGACGCCGACGTCATCATCAGCCTCCCTAAGCTGAAGACGCATACGCTGGCCTATTTTACGGGCGCTATCAAGATGCTCTATGGCTATTTGCCGGGGATCACAAAGACCGAGTATCACCTCCATACTGCCAGGGACGTGAACATGTTCGCCGGGCTGCTCCTGGACATTCACGAGGCCAGGAAACCGGATATAACGATCATGGACGCCATAGTCGGCATGGAGGGCGCGGGCCCGCAGCACGGCTCTCCCCGGAGCATTGGCCTCATACTGGCCAGTAAAAGCTGCACGGCGCTCGACTTTGTCGCTACGACGATTGCCGGGTTCGAGCCATTGAAGGTGCCTACGGTGAAACTAGCGCATGAGCGAGGCATCGGCCCGGGCGCGCTCAAGGAAATTACGGTATACGGCTGCCCGGTAGAGCCGCTTATCATCAAGGACTTCAAGAAGCCGCCGACCATGTCCATGGAGCGCATCCCGCCGGTGCTGCTCAATGCCGCCAGGCGCCTGGTCTCAAATCGCCCCAGGATCGATGTATCGAGATGCGTGAAGTGCGGCATCTGCGCCCGGGACTGTCCGCCGAAAGCCATGAAGTTCACAAAGGGCGCCGCCCCGGTCATCGACCAGGGCAAATGCATCCGGTGCTACTGCTGCCAGGAGCTATGCCCCGAGGGCGCCGTCTATGTGGCGAAGCCGTTCGTTCGTAAGATCATCGGGCGATAA
- a CDS encoding flavodoxin domain-containing protein, protein MMGRILIVYDTKGGTTWEIVQWIREGAAAKGARVDVKSPNAVTSLDYDLIVVGSPIYNDRPMRSIRNFLEGKGLHNKKVAIFVVCFAGIFGMRNFMVRKYLDDLQEDCDGVVIKTTSFDSAMGPWRKINRDVCIDFGKELASLPPGRAAAAETA, encoded by the coding sequence ATGATGGGACGTATCTTAATAGTTTACGATACGAAAGGCGGCACTACCTGGGAGATCGTCCAGTGGATAAGGGAAGGCGCCGCAGCTAAGGGCGCACGCGTCGACGTGAAGAGCCCGAATGCTGTCACGTCCCTCGATTATGACCTCATTGTCGTGGGAAGCCCTATCTATAATGACCGGCCCATGAGAAGCATACGGAATTTTCTCGAAGGTAAGGGCCTGCATAATAAGAAGGTGGCCATATTCGTCGTCTGTTTCGCAGGCATCTTCGGCATGAGGAATTTCATGGTGAGGAAATACCTGGACGACCTGCAGGAGGACTGCGACGGCGTCGTGATAAAGACGACCTCGTTCGACAGCGCAATGGGGCCCTGGAGGAAAATTAACAGGGACGTGTGCATCGATTTCGGCAAGGAGCTGGCTTCGCTGCCGCCGGGCAGGGCCGCGGCCGCGGAGACGGCCTGA
- a CDS encoding RuBisCO large subunit C-terminal-like domain-containing protein, whose product MMVRTTYHVEAETKPLDVVAKEIAAEQSTGTWTNVPAEREVHEKVGARVVSAENNTVVIDFPEEIFEPTNIPQILSVVAGNLYGLGGLKALRLEDVDFDPLVKYYKGPVFGIKEVRKYLGVYDRPLVGTIIKPKVGLSPKRTAEVAEQAALGGLDLIKDDETLTDQAFCPLEERLTAVMDKLDKVKKVVGKPCLYAVNVTTGADKIVERAERAKELGANMIMVDILTAGFSAIQAINEANIDLPIHVHRTMHGALTRGPFGISMPVISKLTRMVGGTNLHIGTYSGKMEHNVCDIDRSRDILRQPWDNFKPMFPAVSGGIYPQLLKPNLDCYGIDCILQAGGGIHGHPEGTVAGAKAMFQAVEAWKENVPLEQYAKTHHELAVALKKWGPSQ is encoded by the coding sequence ATGATGGTCAGGACCACGTATCACGTTGAGGCGGAGACGAAGCCTCTTGATGTTGTCGCAAAAGAGATCGCGGCCGAGCAGTCTACAGGCACCTGGACGAACGTACCGGCAGAGAGGGAAGTGCATGAGAAGGTCGGAGCGCGGGTCGTCAGCGCGGAGAACAATACAGTCGTCATCGACTTCCCCGAGGAGATCTTCGAGCCCACCAACATTCCGCAGATCCTATCCGTCGTGGCAGGTAACCTGTACGGCCTGGGCGGCCTCAAGGCGCTACGGCTGGAGGACGTGGACTTTGATCCACTGGTAAAATACTATAAGGGCCCTGTCTTTGGAATAAAGGAGGTCAGGAAGTACCTGGGCGTATATGACAGGCCCCTGGTAGGCACGATCATAAAACCTAAAGTGGGGCTGAGCCCGAAGCGCACGGCGGAGGTCGCCGAGCAGGCGGCGCTGGGCGGGCTGGACCTGATCAAGGATGACGAGACACTGACGGACCAGGCATTTTGCCCGCTGGAGGAACGCCTGACGGCTGTCATGGACAAGCTCGATAAGGTGAAGAAAGTCGTAGGCAAGCCGTGCCTGTATGCGGTAAACGTGACTACGGGCGCAGACAAGATCGTCGAAAGGGCCGAACGCGCAAAAGAGCTGGGCGCCAACATGATCATGGTCGACATCCTGACGGCGGGCTTTTCCGCCATACAGGCCATCAACGAGGCGAACATCGACCTGCCCATCCACGTCCACCGGACGATGCACGGTGCCCTTACGCGAGGCCCGTTCGGCATTTCCATGCCGGTCATCTCGAAACTGACGCGCATGGTAGGCGGCACGAACCTGCACATCGGCACCTACAGCGGCAAGATGGAGCATAACGTCTGCGACATCGACCGCTCGAGGGATATTTTGCGGCAGCCCTGGGACAATTTCAAGCCCATGTTCCCGGCAGTATCGGGCGGCATTTACCCGCAGCTATTAAAGCCGAACCTGGACTGCTATGGCATCGACTGCATCCTGCAGGCAGGCGGCGGCATTCACGGCCATCCCGAGGGGACCGTCGCCGGCGCGAAGGCCATGTTCCAGGCCGTGGAGGCGTGGAAGGAGAACGTCCCGCTGGAGCAGTACGCTAAAACTCACCATGAGCTCGCGGTAGCCCTGAAAAAGTGGGGCCCCTCTCAGTAA
- a CDS encoding phosphotransacetylase family protein, which translates to MRSIMISSPELYSGKSAVTMALAMKLKDNDYKISYMKPVGNIIVDSNGVLTDDDALTMKRVLGLDESLQDLAPILFTYRLLDDTLEGKEKPLAGKLESTFEKISKDKDIVVLEGAGDMSGGSVLGLSDFEVARMTGSKILLVARYCDDFAVNRIVTYMKLMPKDVELVGIVFNNIGPHFINFVKEKVVPYFEKRNVKVLGVIPQNKTLMSVTAGEIAEDLHGQVLAGKGNLDVSVNGIVVGAMSLDNAIKVFRRKPHRAIITAGDRADTQMAALEARSPCLLLSGNLYPTAPILGRAEELGIPVILFPDDTMTLVDKMEALMRSVRIKNPQKIEVMKKMFSEHVDTDSILEALK; encoded by the coding sequence ATGCGTTCGATAATGATAAGCTCCCCGGAGCTATACTCCGGTAAAAGCGCCGTGACCATGGCGCTGGCAATGAAACTCAAGGACAACGACTACAAGATCAGCTACATGAAGCCCGTGGGCAACATCATCGTCGACTCCAACGGCGTACTCACCGACGACGATGCGCTGACCATGAAGCGTGTCCTGGGGCTGGACGAGAGCCTGCAAGACCTGGCGCCCATACTATTCACCTATCGCCTGCTCGATGATACGCTGGAGGGGAAGGAAAAGCCGCTGGCCGGGAAGCTTGAGTCGACCTTCGAGAAGATCAGCAAGGATAAGGACATCGTGGTGCTGGAAGGCGCCGGAGACATGAGCGGCGGCTCGGTGCTCGGCCTGTCCGACTTCGAGGTGGCCCGCATGACGGGAAGCAAGATCCTGCTGGTCGCCCGCTATTGCGATGATTTCGCTGTTAATCGCATCGTGACCTACATGAAGCTCATGCCCAAAGACGTCGAGCTCGTGGGCATTGTGTTCAACAACATCGGCCCGCATTTCATCAATTTCGTAAAGGAGAAGGTCGTACCCTACTTCGAGAAGCGGAACGTCAAGGTGCTGGGCGTCATCCCCCAGAACAAGACGCTCATGAGCGTCACAGCGGGCGAGATCGCCGAAGACCTGCATGGCCAGGTGCTTGCAGGGAAGGGTAACCTGGACGTGTCCGTGAACGGCATCGTCGTGGGCGCCATGTCCCTGGATAACGCCATCAAGGTATTCCGGAGAAAGCCTCATAGGGCCATCATCACCGCGGGTGACCGTGCCGACACGCAGATGGCAGCGCTCGAGGCCAGATCGCCATGCCTGCTCCTGTCGGGCAACCTGTACCCGACCGCGCCCATCCTGGGCCGTGCCGAAGAGCTGGGCATCCCGGTGATACTGTTCCCGGACGACACCATGACTCTCGTGGATAAGATGGAGGCGCTGATGCGGAGTGTCCGTATCAAGAACCCGCAGAAGATCGAGGTCATGAAAAAGATGTTTTCCGAGCATGTCGACACGGACAGCATCCTGGAAGCCCTTAAATAA
- a CDS encoding GNAT family N-acetyltransferase, with protein MRIREATESDLPAIVDIYNGSINDGKSSTNMQPTTVRRSTGWFRQHKATGKPILVAEDAGRIVGWLSVRPFYGREAYDRTGKVKIYVEPQSRGKGIGKELLDKAMSCGKSSGLNTLVCYMLADNDLARRLFEDSGFERWGQLPGVARMGGTDKDLLVMGRRL; from the coding sequence ATGAGGATCAGAGAGGCGACGGAAAGCGATCTTCCGGCTATTGTCGATATCTATAACGGGTCGATCAATGACGGTAAGTCGTCGACTAATATGCAGCCCACGACCGTGAGGCGGAGCACGGGCTGGTTCCGGCAACATAAGGCGACGGGTAAGCCTATACTGGTGGCCGAGGACGCGGGCCGTATCGTGGGCTGGCTCAGCGTGCGCCCGTTCTACGGCCGGGAGGCCTACGACCGTACAGGCAAAGTGAAGATCTACGTGGAGCCCCAGTCCCGGGGCAAGGGCATCGGCAAGGAGTTGCTCGATAAGGCGATGTCCTGCGGGAAGTCGTCGGGGCTGAATACTTTAGTCTGTTACATGCTCGCGGACAATGACCTGGCCCGCAGGCTGTTCGAGGATTCAGGTTTCGAACGGTGGGGCCAGCTGCCGGGCGTCGCCCGCATGGGCGGCACGGATAAGGACCTCTTAGTAATGGGACGCCGGCTATAG
- a CDS encoding GNAT family N-acetyltransferase — protein sequence MLVRDAVEGDLPAIIAIYNSTVPGRMVTADIEPVTVESRLPWFREHSPGFRPLWVVEDDGRILAWLSFQSFYGRPAYRATAEVSVYVSEAYRCKGIGSMLLERAIAQGPGLGLKTLMGFIFAHNVPSLRLFEKFGFERWGYYPGIAEVDGIERDLVIVGRKL from the coding sequence ATGCTTGTCAGGGACGCGGTGGAGGGCGACCTTCCGGCCATCATAGCTATCTATAACTCGACCGTGCCGGGCAGGATGGTGACGGCCGATATCGAGCCAGTTACCGTCGAAAGCCGGCTGCCGTGGTTCAGGGAGCATAGCCCCGGGTTTCGGCCTCTGTGGGTCGTCGAGGATGACGGCCGGATACTGGCCTGGCTTAGCTTTCAGTCTTTTTATGGGCGCCCCGCCTATCGTGCGACTGCCGAAGTGAGTGTTTACGTATCTGAAGCTTATCGCTGTAAGGGCATCGGGAGCATGCTGCTGGAGCGGGCTATCGCTCAGGGTCCAGGGCTTGGGCTGAAGACGTTGATGGGCTTCATCTTCGCCCATAATGTGCCGAGCCTCCGGCTCTTCGAAAAGTTCGGTTTCGAAAGATGGGGATATTATCCTGGAATTGCCGAGGTTGATGGTATTGAAAGAGACCTGGTTATTGTTGGACGTAAGTTGTAA
- the nadC gene encoding carboxylating nicotinate-nucleotide diphosphorylase — MLTAGELDAFFEEDLGDDDDSNGIVPAVEALGQIICKEEGVLAGLEEACAVFRHLGLSVGSDLVDGQPVRKGDIILEARGSARDLMRGERLALNFLGRMSGIATLTAKCVGLAPGVRVAATRKTTPGFRKFEKKAVKLGGGDTHRYDLSSAVMIKDNQIRIMGLENAIREAKKVASFTKKIEVEVESLEDAEKAARAGADIIMFDNMKPAMIKKGVKIVKSVDERILLEASGGITLSNISEYAKTGVDVISLGALTRDARWLDFSMDIQL, encoded by the coding sequence ATGCTCACGGCTGGTGAACTGGACGCTTTCTTCGAGGAAGACCTGGGCGACGATGATGACTCTAATGGTATTGTGCCGGCTGTTGAGGCTCTGGGCCAGATCATTTGTAAGGAGGAGGGCGTGCTTGCAGGGCTTGAGGAGGCTTGCGCTGTGTTCAGGCACCTGGGGCTTTCCGTGGGGTCGGATCTTGTTGATGGGCAGCCTGTCCGTAAGGGTGACATTATCCTTGAGGCCCGGGGCAGCGCCAGGGACCTTATGCGGGGAGAGCGGCTTGCCCTGAATTTTTTGGGCCGCATGAGCGGCATAGCCACTCTTACGGCGAAGTGTGTCGGGCTTGCGCCTGGTGTGCGGGTCGCCGCGACACGTAAGACCACGCCGGGTTTCCGTAAATTTGAAAAGAAGGCCGTCAAGCTTGGCGGAGGGGACACGCACCGCTATGACCTGTCGTCGGCCGTGATGATAAAGGATAACCAGATCCGCATCATGGGCCTTGAAAACGCCATCAGGGAAGCGAAGAAGGTCGCCAGCTTTACCAAGAAGATCGAGGTCGAGGTCGAGTCGCTCGAGGATGCGGAGAAGGCCGCACGGGCCGGGGCCGACATCATCATGTTCGATAACATGAAGCCTGCGATGATAAAAAAGGGTGTTAAGATTGTGAAGTCCGTGGATGAGCGCATCCTGCTTGAAGCTTCGGGCGGCATCACGCTCTCGAATATTTCCGAGTATGCGAAGACTGGCGTGGATGTCATATCGCTGGGTGCCCTGACGCGGGATGCCCGGTGGCTTGACTTCAGCATGGACATTCAGCTATAG
- a CDS encoding aspartate dehydrogenase gives MFKIGIVGAGAIGKEIARAIDDGTVPAKLVAIWDRQVDEAREFAASLKQNPKVLPLERLVRQCDIVVEAASQAAVREVAVAALSNSRSVMIMSVGALSDKQLLEELRTLARENHCHIHVPSGAIGGLDAVKSASIKRIDCVTITTRKPAKGLKGAPFVIKNDLDLDKFTVPTEIFSGPAAVAIKEFPANVNVAASLSLVGVGFEKTMVKVVVDPTISRNVHEIHVKGEFGDFHAKIENVPSDTNPKTSFLAALSAIATLKQVCEPLKIGT, from the coding sequence ATGTTCAAGATCGGTATTGTCGGCGCAGGGGCCATCGGCAAGGAGATAGCCCGCGCCATTGACGACGGCACGGTGCCGGCGAAGCTCGTGGCCATATGGGACCGCCAGGTAGACGAGGCCAGGGAGTTCGCCGCCTCGCTCAAGCAGAACCCGAAGGTCCTGCCGCTGGAAAGGCTCGTCAGGCAGTGCGATATCGTCGTCGAGGCGGCCTCGCAGGCGGCCGTACGCGAAGTGGCCGTTGCGGCCCTGTCAAATTCCCGGAGCGTCATGATCATGAGCGTCGGCGCGCTCTCCGATAAGCAGCTTCTCGAGGAGCTCAGGACGCTCGCGAGAGAGAACCACTGCCACATTCACGTGCCGTCTGGCGCCATCGGCGGGCTGGACGCGGTGAAGTCGGCCTCCATCAAGCGCATCGACTGCGTCACCATCACGACCCGCAAGCCCGCTAAAGGCCTGAAGGGCGCCCCGTTCGTCATAAAGAACGACCTCGATCTCGATAAGTTCACCGTTCCCACCGAGATATTCTCGGGGCCGGCGGCGGTCGCCATCAAGGAGTTCCCGGCCAACGTGAACGTGGCGGCATCGCTTAGCCTGGTAGGGGTAGGATTCGAGAAAACCATGGTGAAGGTCGTGGTCGACCCCACCATATCGCGCAACGTGCACGAGATCCATGTAAAGGGCGAGTTCGGCGACTTCCACGCGAAGATCGAGAACGTACCCTCGGACACTAACCCCAAGACGAGCTTTTTAGCGGCGCTGTCCGCCATAGCGACGCTCAAGCAGGTTTGCGAGCCGCTAAAGATCGGAACTTAA
- a CDS encoding DUF5591 domain-containing protein, whose amino-acid sequence MIIPENERSTEPMKGERVLNHPDMLRANEWILSEAYEAPKKDFCVFVPCAKVKPYHLSPSHKMYDRIIFSILTPEETHIVTFGTCGITPRELDEEYPFMNYEFMLGRCNVVSVKDEFVRNESKKLARYLEKTRDCYRHRVAYCIGDFRKAMEKALTMTDVKVEIVPLQETLDASVQPNKPFKFGSLSRRPYLQDLSNALTSLKGVEPRTVGVTEQSLNDTDWYLI is encoded by the coding sequence ATGATAATACCTGAAAACGAGCGCTCCACGGAGCCCATGAAGGGCGAGCGTGTCCTGAACCACCCGGACATGTTGCGGGCAAACGAGTGGATATTATCGGAAGCGTACGAGGCGCCGAAGAAGGACTTTTGCGTATTCGTCCCGTGTGCCAAGGTAAAGCCTTACCACCTGAGCCCCTCGCATAAGATGTACGACCGCATCATCTTCAGCATCCTTACGCCAGAAGAGACGCATATCGTCACGTTCGGCACGTGCGGCATCACGCCCCGGGAGCTTGATGAGGAGTACCCGTTCATGAACTACGAGTTCATGCTGGGGCGGTGTAACGTGGTCTCGGTGAAGGACGAGTTCGTGAGGAATGAGAGTAAGAAGCTGGCCCGGTACCTGGAGAAGACTCGGGACTGCTACAGGCACAGGGTAGCCTATTGTATTGGCGATTTCCGCAAGGCCATGGAAAAGGCGCTGACCATGACGGATGTCAAAGTCGAGATCGTGCCCCTCCAGGAGACGCTGGACGCGAGCGTACAGCCGAACAAGCCTTTCAAGTTCGGGAGCCTGTCGAGGCGGCCCTATTTACAGGACCTGAGCAACGCGCTGACCTCGCTAAAAGGCGTAGAGCCGCGCACCGTCGGCGTGACAGAACAGTCGCTCAACGATACGGACTGGTACTTAATATAA
- a CDS encoding GNAT family N-acetyltransferase gives MLVRNAFPADFTKVAEKSKEWADIVIERESIYHIFTEHFRSTCFIAEDRGEMIGYMLGFRSQSSPDIALIHLVQVAPRLRGNGIGRRMFKQFQASAIKMGCKKIMTHTRPENNSCNRYFKAMGFEAVAGENTVDVNGMPCVKDYNGPGKHRVVWAKDI, from the coding sequence ATGCTGGTAAGGAACGCATTTCCCGCCGACTTCACAAAGGTCGCCGAAAAGTCAAAGGAATGGGCGGACATCGTCATCGAGCGGGAGTCCATATATCACATATTCACGGAACACTTCCGGAGCACCTGCTTTATCGCAGAAGACAGGGGAGAGATGATCGGGTACATGCTCGGGTTCAGGTCCCAGTCCAGCCCCGACATAGCGCTGATACACCTCGTCCAGGTCGCGCCCCGCCTCAGGGGCAATGGCATCGGCCGGAGGATGTTCAAACAGTTCCAGGCTTCGGCCATTAAGATGGGCTGCAAGAAGATCATGACGCACACCCGGCCCGAGAACAATAGCTGTAACCGCTATTTCAAGGCTATGGGCTTCGAGGCCGTAGCGGGCGAGAACACGGTCGATGTAAACGGCATGCCCTGCGTAAAAGACTATAACGGCCCTGGCAAGCACCGGGTCGTCTGGGCAAAGGATATTTAA
- a CDS encoding methylated-DNA--[protein]-cysteine S-methyltransferase encodes MLDYLYSDYLGLYVTVEYDKNVIKSLSMTSNKPAKKPVGSKVIRSIETYFKNGQGDFSGYKFDLEGMTPFQRSVLEAISRIPAGETMTYGEVAAAAGKPGAARAVGNVMAHNPIPLMLPCHRVVASNGLGGFTGGLEVKRKLLKLEGAL; translated from the coding sequence ATGCTGGATTATCTTTACTCTGATTACCTGGGCCTCTACGTGACCGTCGAGTATGATAAAAACGTTATTAAAAGCCTGTCTATGACTTCTAATAAGCCGGCTAAAAAGCCTGTGGGCTCGAAAGTCATACGCTCCATTGAGACGTATTTTAAAAATGGTCAGGGGGACTTTTCCGGATACAAGTTCGACCTCGAAGGCATGACGCCCTTCCAGCGCTCGGTACTCGAGGCAATATCGAGGATCCCTGCGGGAGAGACAATGACCTATGGCGAGGTCGCGGCCGCGGCAGGGAAGCCCGGGGCGGCACGCGCGGTCGGCAACGTCATGGCACACAACCCGATACCTCTCATGCTGCCCTGCCACAGGGTCGTCGCCTCGAACGGCCTGGGCGGGTTTACCGGCGGCCTGGAAGTCAAGCGGAAGCTGCTGAAGCTCGAAGGTGCCCTGTGA
- a CDS encoding WD40 repeat domain-containing protein — MHGNPDEKCSPEECGFIGDCTDDTNCPLTGKEAGTSPEKEVVALYRTYHGQEGPVLSLAVSPDGKAALSGGTDMVVRLWDLEKGAQLHAFEGHVNEVSAVAFAGGETAVSGGWDNTLRIWDLKAGVRKHIIRGFDFYVRSVAVSADGRYALAGCGDKTVRYIDLETGDTIQKITGHNNVVSCVAFAGDLAVSGSWDKSIALNEARTGKYIRSFDGHEGYVYSIAVHGDRLLSGSGDMTVKYWDIGTGQCLKTLKGHMDHVKAVAFTPDGKYAVSAGADKFLKIWDVESGQCLQTIRAHDDTINTVAVSPDGRFVLTGSRDRSIKRWEFL, encoded by the coding sequence ATGCACGGCAACCCGGATGAAAAATGCTCCCCCGAAGAATGCGGCTTCATTGGTGACTGTACTGACGATACGAATTGCCCTCTCACCGGCAAAGAGGCCGGGACTTCTCCCGAAAAAGAGGTCGTCGCCCTTTATCGGACTTATCATGGCCAGGAGGGGCCGGTACTATCGCTCGCCGTCTCGCCGGACGGTAAGGCGGCCTTGTCAGGCGGTACCGACATGGTCGTGCGCCTCTGGGACCTGGAAAAGGGCGCTCAGCTTCATGCGTTCGAGGGCCACGTCAACGAGGTCAGCGCCGTGGCTTTTGCCGGAGGCGAAACGGCGGTCTCGGGCGGCTGGGATAACACGCTTCGGATCTGGGACCTGAAGGCTGGCGTCAGGAAGCACATCATCCGCGGCTTCGACTTTTACGTGCGCTCGGTCGCAGTGTCGGCCGACGGGCGTTATGCGCTGGCGGGCTGCGGCGATAAGACGGTAAGGTATATAGACCTCGAGACGGGCGATACCATTCAGAAGATAACCGGCCATAATAACGTCGTGAGCTGCGTTGCCTTCGCCGGTGACCTGGCCGTATCCGGAAGCTGGGATAAGTCGATCGCTCTCAACGAGGCCAGGACCGGCAAGTACATTCGCTCTTTCGACGGCCACGAGGGCTACGTTTATTCGATCGCCGTCCATGGAGACCGCCTGCTGTCGGGAAGCGGCGACATGACGGTAAAGTACTGGGACATCGGGACCGGCCAGTGCTTAAAAACATTAAAGGGCCACATGGACCATGTGAAAGCCGTAGCCTTTACGCCCGATGGAAAATACGCCGTCTCTGCGGGCGCCGATAAGTTCCTGAAAATATGGGACGTCGAGTCGGGGCAGTGCCTCCAGACCATACGGGCCCACGATGATACGATCAATACTGTGGCCGTGTCCCCGGACGGGCGCTTCGTACTTACGGGCAGCCGGGATAGGTCCATTAAGCGCTGGGAGTTCCTATAA
- a CDS encoding tautomerase family protein, translating to MPVIDVYMWAGRTPEQKKNIIKGITDVFVKDGVPAGAVTVILHDIPKEDWGTAGKSADEA from the coding sequence ATGCCAGTGATCGACGTATACATGTGGGCCGGCCGAACGCCGGAGCAGAAGAAAAATATCATAAAGGGCATCACCGACGTCTTCGTCAAGGACGGCGTGCCCGCCGGCGCTGTCACCGTCATACTCCACGATATTCCGAAGGAGGACTGGGGTACGGCCGGAAAGTCTGCCGACGAGGCTTAA
- a CDS encoding exodeoxyribonuclease III, which translates to MRMLCWNVNGLRAVLKKGFVDWLRREDADIVCIQETKAAAEQMPPEVTGIPGYHFYSTSPLEKKGYSGVALFTKEEPKSVSYGFGIEKYDIEGRTIIADYGKFVLLSIYFPNGKMSQERLDYKMGFYDAFLDYVDKLKAEGRKVVVCGDVNTAHTELDIARPKENSKKSGFLPMEREWMDKFEAHGFIDTFRVFEKAGGHYTYWDTFTKARERNVGWRIDYFYVSDNLKKNLKGAFIEPDVMGSDHCPVGIDLKI; encoded by the coding sequence ATGCGGATGCTTTGCTGGAATGTGAACGGCCTGCGGGCCGTGCTTAAGAAGGGATTCGTTGACTGGCTTCGCAGGGAGGATGCGGACATCGTCTGTATCCAGGAAACGAAGGCTGCCGCAGAGCAGATGCCGCCTGAGGTCACCGGGATACCCGGTTATCATTTTTACAGCACGTCACCTCTCGAAAAGAAGGGCTATAGCGGCGTCGCCCTGTTCACTAAGGAGGAGCCGAAGAGCGTCAGCTACGGCTTCGGCATCGAAAAGTACGACATCGAAGGCCGCACCATCATCGCCGACTATGGTAAGTTCGTGCTGCTGAGCATTTATTTCCCGAACGGCAAGATGTCTCAGGAGCGGCTGGACTATAAGATGGGATTCTATGACGCCTTCCTTGACTATGTGGATAAGCTGAAAGCAGAGGGAAGGAAAGTCGTCGTTTGCGGCGACGTGAACACGGCCCATACGGAGCTGGACATCGCACGCCCAAAGGAGAACTCGAAAAAATCCGGGTTCTTACCGATGGAGCGGGAGTGGATGGACAAGTTCGAGGCGCACGGCTTTATCGACACCTTCCGGGTTTTCGAGAAGGCCGGCGGCCACTACACCTACTGGGACACCTTTACGAAAGCCAGGGAACGGAACGTCGGGTGGCGCATCGACTATTTCTATGTGAGCGATAACCTCAAAAAGAACTTGAAGGGTGCCTTCATCGAGCCGGACGTCATGGGTTCCGACCACTGCCCGGTGGGCATCGACCTGAAAATATAG